One genomic segment of Canis aureus isolate CA01 chromosome 37, VMU_Caureus_v.1.0, whole genome shotgun sequence includes these proteins:
- the OR2H2 gene encoding LOW QUALITY PROTEIN: olfactory receptor 2H2 (The sequence of the model RefSeq protein was modified relative to this genomic sequence to represent the inferred CDS: inserted 3 bases in 2 codons; deleted 2 bases in 2 codons; substituted 1 base at 1 genomic stop codon) has product MGNQNSPGGFLLLDFSEHPGLERILFVVVLTSCCLFLTLVSNTLIILLSVRDPRLHSSMYFFLSNLSFLDLRFTTSSVPQLLVNLCSPKTTSFLGCSVQLFIFLFLGTTECIHLNIMAFDLYMAICQPLHYTIIMPPLLCRQLASMAWAISLLESVVQTPPTLHRPLCPHQQGDEFVCEXPSLIRLSGGDTTYNQIQMAVTSILILLMPIGLILVSYCAIAQAVLRINSANRWRKACGTCFSPLVVVTLFYRSAVAVYLQPQNAYAQKGAXFFCLFCAVGTAAMNPXIYTLKTKEVKRAVRRSLGKDRDTWES; this is encoded by the exons ATGGGCAACCAGAACTCCCCTGGGGGCTTCCTCCTTCTGGACTTCTCTGAACACCCAGGGCTAGAGAGAATCCTTTTTGTGGTTGTCCTCACTTCCTGTTGT TTGTTCCTCACTCTGGTGAGCAACACCCTCATCATCCTGCTGTCTGTGCGGGACCCAAGGCTCCACTCCTCGATGTACTTTTTCCTCTCCAACCTGTCCTTCTTGGACCTGCGCTTCACCACAAGCTCCGTCCCCCAGCTGCTGGTCAACCTCTGCAGCCCAAAGACCACCAGCTTCCTTGGCTGCTCTGTTCAGCTCTTCATCTTTCTGTTCCTGGGGACCACAGAGTGCATCCACCTGAACATAATGGCCTTTGACCTCTACATGGCCATATGCCAGCCTCTGCACTATACCATCATCATGCCCCCGTTG CTGTGCCGGCAGCTGGCGTCCATGGCCTGGGCCATCAGTCTGCTGGAGTCGGTGGTCCAGACACCACCCACTCTCCACCGGCCCTTGTGTCCCCACCAGCAGGGGGATGAGTTCGTGTGTG GTCCCAGCTTAATCAGACTGTCTGGTGGGGACACCACCTACAACCAGATCCAGATGGCTGTCACCAGCATCCTCATCCTGCTCATGCCCATCGGCCTCATCCTGGTCTCTTACTGTGCCATTGCCCAGGCAGTGCTGAGGATTAACTCAGCCAACCGGTGGAGGAAAGCAtgtgggacctgcttctcccctctcgtGGTGGTCACCCTCTTCTACAGATCAGCCGTCGCTGTCTACCTCCAGCCCCAGAATGCCTATGCCCAGAAAGGGGCATAGTTCTTCTGTCTGTTCTGTGCCGTGGGCACTGCAGCAATGAACCC CATTTACACCCTGaaaaccaaggaggtaaagaggGCTGTCAGAAGGTCGCTGGGGAAAGACAGGGATACATGGGAGAGCTGA